The genomic window TTGACAACAGTTGCGATGAGCTTCTCCCTCTTCACTGTAAAGGGCAATGAAATCCCAAGAAGCCATAAATCCAGtcaattattattgttattattattattttaaaaacctcaTGTTAGactttttttgtccattaaaaGCACTAGAAGCATAAAATCTAATCAACAGACACTGGATTTCAGATTTTTGAGGCAAGTGAATTCATAAATTTTAGCCTTTGAGCTAACTGATTTGGACAGAAATCTGGAAAAAGTATCATTTGGTGTTAAGGTGTCTACATTTATCTTACCTGCAAGGTCCCTGATTTACTCAGGGTTGAACCAGTCCGATTCAGTGATGTTTTGGAATTAGCACGAACTATTTCTAACCGAGACTGGTAGTCAGGGGGATGCAGCCAGCTCCTGAAAACCTGCCAAAACAGTACGAAGGGCTATACTCTCCCACAGCAAAACCCTGCAACCTACAGCAAGTCCACAAACTTTCAAACAAGTATGGAAGTTAAGAGAGACAgatttttgtgtgcgtgcgagagGAAATTTTTTATCTCAATGAGCctattctgaataaataaaggtaaaaataaagaCATCTTATGTTAGTAAGGAGTCTTCTAATtgacacagaaaaaatatacCATCTCTTCTCCAAAATTCCATGGCCTAAGCCGCTAGACTCAGAGATGAAATGGCAAAGGGATACTGAATGCCCGGCATTTCCCCACTGGTCACAGCTGTATAGGAGTTCACCCGATGTCACAGAGGCTcagaagaacccccccccccatttaaaaaataaataaaaaagagccctttaaaaatgcattgcgAAACCCATTTCAAAGCAGGGAGACGGACCCCGTGAGAACATGCACGATTATTCCACAGCCAGTTTATCAGGTTCTGCAGCAAGCACTGGGGTTTGtgctattttaaaatggatCAATCTCCCATGGTTTTCATCTCTGTTTGCGTTAGACACTTCATCTGTCAATAACCCAGAGGCCTCAGAATGAATGACAGTccttttaaattcaaaatggccatGGGAGACAGatcaatactttaaaaaaagacacagccCCCAAAACCACGCCAGGAGAGGTCACATCCATCACCATGAATAGAACACAGAAGGGCTGTATACATCAGGGGCACAGACTCGTGATCCGGGAGGTGCTGTATTCCAGGCGGTCTTCAGCTATGGATCAACTTTAAAGGGATGGTCCACTTTTTATagatacacatttttaaacataacataaataatttcaGATTTGGTGTATGTATTCGATTGGCCCAGACGGTTTTTGTGTGCAACGAAATATCCTTTAGATGCTTACGGAAGTTTCCGACAACCTACTGGCTTTGTAATGGCTGGTATTGGGGCACTTGCGAGTTtatggtctaaagcaagaaaatacactttgagtaactccaaagcagcctGTTCAGGGACGTCACACCTATAGAGGTTATAAGTGTGTATATTtcctaattattattattttcaaaataatgttgaatattattttacactTCCTATGGCACGTACAACCCCAGACCACTGTGCTCAAGGCAAGAAGTACTggcacaatataaaataaaacggaTGTTTCTTCGCCTTCACAAATCATATAACTGCACAGCTTTCTGTGGATTATCCCTTACTTATTTCACAAAGTGGGATTACTTAAGACATGGTAATTGCAAATCATCTGGCTTGAGCTACCTGGACACAAATTGATTGGCTTACCAAGATTAGCATTATCCAGCAAACTCAGTAGATAGGCCAAGCCTTTCAAAGCACACTAAACGAGTCAAATTGAACTCTGGTCAAGTATTTCAGGTGGTTTTCAATACAAAGAATATCCTACTAcgtgttattatttttgagaTTATGTTGTAAAAACTGTTAGCAACAACAGGATTTAGATCTTGACTAGATATAAGCTGTCATTTTAGCCAAGCTGCAAAGAACCTATTTGAGTGCTTGATATAAACTTGAATTTATTCATATAAATCTTGAAAAGCTGATTAGAAGCAGCCAATAAGCCGATGAGGTAGAAAGTGTCATTCAGGAACTGATTAAGGTGGACTTGAAATATCTTCAATTATAATGAACAATTATGTGACCCGAAGTTATCAGAGGGCACTAAATCCATGACCAGAGAGGTGCACTCCTGATGTAAACAGCCCAGCTGTTCAGAGCACGCACCGGCCAATCCTTACAGCAGCAAGAGCTCACCTCCAAGTCCTGCTCCTCGTCCACGTTCTGCATGTGCTGGTAAGCATTCGTGTAAACCTCCAAAGCTTTCGCATGGAATGTCATCTCAACCGTCACAAATTCACCAAAGATTTTCTGTGAACCAGACATATACACCACGGACAAGAGAACAAGGCCAAGGTTTTCCAAGAAGCAGGACTCAAAATTTttatcaaccaaaaaaaaaaaaaaaaaaaacgtgtaacCATTTGGAATCATtggttataaaaaaattaatacgcAATTTATAAATACTCTGACTTACCTGTTCTCAAAGActactttttgttttgtacattatTGAATTAGATATTTTATATCTACCAAGTTTGCTAGTGTCTTCTGACAcaggtaaaatatatttaaaatatgaataatataattaaaGTATGACCACTCGTCACATCATAGTTTCAGACACATTCATTACTGATTTACAATTACTTCTGCTGTATGAGCAAATGCACAGACTGGCAACTGCATGCTCCAAAAACTAGTCAATTGACCTTGATGTCCcttattttctgcttttcaaaCTCATCAATTGTCTCTTCCAGCTGCCGAGTAGTGCGTGTGGCATCCATTGTGGCTCTCTGAAGTTCACTTTCAGCCTGTCACAACATTAgaacatgtacacatacattatACAGTACCTTACAAActcaaatacaatacaaattacTCAGAACATCTGAAAAGTCTGAATGTTTTTGGATCTAAAGTCCCtgatattttaaagatttttttgccTGAAAATACCTTTTCACTGAAATGTGATGGACAAATGTGATGGACAAATGAACATGTGAAAGAACAAAACTGCACACAAAATACATCACCATTTCACCGCTATGTCCCTCAGAAACGCACCTGAGACTGAGACACACTGTCAAggatattattttaaacaatcgACAACATATCTACATTACCTTTGTAAATACTTGTAATATACAATATACTGAAGCGTATTGCTCCGGTGACAACATGGTTCTGGAGTaaaacatttataccaagaagtCAAAGGCCGTTAAGAGTCCAAATCGGGGCACTTTTTTCGGCTTTTAAGGCAGAGCAGTACTTCCCTCTAGCCcacagtgtgaaagtgtgtcagggtggaggaggaggagggagactAAGGATACGATGATCTGTCGGTCTGAGGGGTTCCTCTGCCTCATCCTCTCCAGCTGCTGCATCTGTTTGGCCTCCCGGTTCCTTGCAGCCTGTGTGGCTTTCAGGTCCTCCTGCAAACCACACAAATCACATTCACATTACACTCACTTAACAGACACTCTGACCAAGGGTAACTTACAAGAGTGGAGAACATCATTGCTActctcagaaacacaaaagGGCAATATCATCAAAAAGGCACAGAAGGCCTATGTATTAGCCCTGCTTACAAAATTAGCAAAACAAACCACTGGGAGTGAACTGGATGCAAGGATATACAAAGACGTATTTGCTTAATGTATAAACATTTAGACACAACTGCTTACCCTTTTCAATTTCACAATGGTTCCATAGCTTTTCAAAGGTTCTATGACTTTGGCTTCAAGCCTTTCCACCTGTGATGGAAATTCAAGCGGATCAGTAAATTGCTTCTGAAAATATGCTATTTTCAAGTACAGTGCATACAGAAATCAGAATAattggtttcctcccacagtcagaTGGACTTGAAGAGTAGCCTATATATAAATAACCTGGCTGGCTAAagaattacattaatttagtcCAGCACATTCCACCGACTAACTGAGTATTACACTGGTTGGCTTAAAATTATATTAGTGCAAATATATCAGGAATACACGATGACattctatgtaaaaagttaCAATCACAAATAACATCTAAGACTAAGTTTTGATTAAGCTTGGCCAAAACGGGACAATCGTGTCTTTCGAAACAAATCCTCACACCACATTGATTCTAAAGGTTAAATCGTACAGCTACTACAAgcagaggtggacaatccaggttcagacAGTAAAAGTTTATCCCAGGATTTTGTGGATggatgaaatacatggcaggacttttactttctgatccCTGGAATGTCCACCTCTGACTACAAGAGCACTTTCAGTGTGGCTATAAATGTAAGGCTATTTTATTCACTGATTTCCATCATCATACATTAGCTGCTAAGGGATACACACCTCTGCTTGACGATAATCCTGAACTTTGGAAAGTTGGTCAGCAAAGTGCTTCAAGCCATTCTTCAGATGTGGCGTTTCAGTGTCTGCATACAGACTGATTTCTCTCACAAGCAGATCTGCTTTGTCGCGAAGTCTTGCTGTTTTGCGCACATAGGCAGCGAACAACTGGCACAGCTCCCCGAAGTGCTTCTCCACGTTGGTGACGTTGTCCTGAATCTGCCTCGTTTGGCTGTCTCTGGGTGCATGATTTATACTTTGATGAATGAACAGAACTTCAAGTTATTTAATGTCAGATAACCCAATTTAGACGCTTCGTTTGTCACAAGAATCTTTCCCTCTCATTTGCAACTTCTGTCGTCCAATTTGCCAGCACTATATGGCTAGCTAGCGACCGTTAACACAAGTTAGACATCAAGGTGGTTAAACTTATACAATCGCCAGTTTACTAATATTAATTTAACGCCGCCTTACTGATATCACACATCACGATTAGTTAGCTGGTTAGCCAAATTACTGTAACAAGGTTGACAACAAGATTAACGTTAGTTAGAAGCTTTCTAGATAGCAAGTTATGAACATTCCTGATTTAGTGTGATTGCATGGGGAGATCAGAGATGTATTTGCATCGGGCTAGCTAAGATTAAGAAGTAgcatagctagcaagctaacactGCATCTCATcataacattagctagcttacTCCACATACGGCAGTTTTAACCGAACTTACCTTGCCCTTGCATCAGGAGTACGGAGCATGATTGACCAGCTTGGTTTCAGTTTGGGAGAACGTAAATACTGAATAACAGTGTATGTATGCTATGTAGCGCCACAGCAACGTTATTTGTTTAACTGTTGTGGAGTGAATGTCAGTGATTTTCCTCCCTTTGCACTAACATTGGCGTCGTTGCAAGCGCAGTACGCCGTTTCCATGGAATTTGCAGAAGTGTACATTCGTCACTTCCTTCTGGTGTGatgaaaacacaatgaaaaggATTATGGGATAAGATAGCTGGTGGAGTGTAAACAAATGGTTAACGTCTTTGTGcgaatattatcattttttcattatgtCATTCTGTTTGGTTCTTAACACATTACTTCTGAAGGATCCAAAATATTATGGGTATCCTGTTGTATTTGACCTTAAAATGGTGGATACTGAAATGACCCAAATGAATAACATTAGGGTACtttcaattaacatttaatgGACAAGTTTGCTCACCcagcaaaatcaaaaaaagaaagaattgttCGTAAATTTTGCGCGAGGTTCAGGTATCTTTGCAGCTTTGTCGAATTTGAAAAGTTGCCTGATATGTTTACAAGAAGTAATACTGTATGTCTTCAGTAaagagtttgaaaaaaaaaagaaggaagataAGAAACTAGGCATTGACACACCATGGCAGTATCCTGCTTTCATCGGAATGAAGAGTCCCAACTCCCAACCTTCCCCAAACACCAAATTATAAGCAGTGGCTATTAATATTGCAACCAGGTATGTTCCCTGCTACACCAATCAGACTGGCCTTTCGTACAAACAATGACAGCATAAACTAATACTGTTAACTTTTTCCCTGTTTAAAAATTTTATGCTCATTTTCACCCAAATTGGAACATCAAATGAATTGTGTTTGTGGTCAGCACTGCAACCCTCTGTCAGTTTGTGAGAGTGACAAGTATACGTTCTCTAAAATATCTGATGTTAGCTGTTGTTTCTATCTGCAGTCCACCAATGAAGCTTGCACAGATGTTGAATCAGAGGAGGACACTTCATGTGCTGCTTGTGCAGGCAGATTTTGGTGCCGATTAACCTGAGGAAAGGTCACTGTTGCGCTACGGAACATAGGCATCACTGCAACTGGAATGTCTGCTAATGCAAATTTTGCTGcaccctgtggggctgccagccacaaTCAGCTTTAGCAGTCGggatttgataccagaccatagagtcCATCCACACCCAGAAGCCCCGATGAACCGTTATGGTAGATGTGATGATATGACTggtacagttaaaaaaaacaaacaaactaactaacaaacaaaccaaaaaaaaaaaaaaaaaaaacacagtaccTTTAAGACAGTACTTAAATCAAATGCCTTAGTTTatgagaaacaataaaataatagaataataaaattaatcttGGTGAATATGAGGCCTGCATTTTACagacattttctattttaaatgagtttatgAGTGTTGTGAGCAATTCATCTAGGGATGTTCAGTCTTATTTGATAGGGGCTGGTGTTGACTCAGGTTTGGTAGTAGCCAAGCACTAAAGCATCTGATGCCACAAATCAACATCTTGATTGATGACCATGAGTTGTTGATTAGTTGAAACACATATTTTCCTGCCAGTTAGTTTttgcaagtttttatttttatttatttattattttaaaataaattatttggtgCATTTGGGTAAATATTGAACATCAGACTCCATTATCTATTATACTCCTGTAGAGtacaaaatcaatgaaaaaacaaacaaacaaacaaaaaaacagcaagctTACATAATGCAGGAGGactgaaaacaaatttaaagaACAAAGCAGTTCTTTCTAAACACACATAAAGGCATGTTATGGAGAGCCAGCTTACTCACACCAAAATCTTACTAAGTCTCTTTTGGTACACAGTAAACTGCTTTTGAAAACAATGAGGAGCAGCTGGATTTATCTGATTTACTATCTCAGGTTAATTATGAATAAACCTTAGCTGTGAAGAGTTTATTCATAATTGTGAAGAGTGTCTGAAGGTGAGATTGCTGCTCTCTGTGATCCTGTAGTGCTGACGGAGACGACAAAATGGCAGACAAGAATAGGAGAAGCCGACTATCCAGTGCTTCCTGGCATTGCAGGTACAGAGGACTGGTAgaattagtgtgtgtgtgtgtgtgtgtgtgtgtgtgtgtgtgcgcgcgcgtgagtgcgtgcgtgcgtgcgtgcgtacagTTGGTGGGGGACATTTGCCACTGGAGGGATTCTGAAAGAATAATTCACCCAAGGGGGAAGCTGGGAAGGTTccttattaaaataaactggaAAACCCATGCGCACCTGGGGATTTCccactttgtattgatttaatTGCTTCTGAGATCTTCATTAGAGAAAGAGTCCCCTTGAGGTAATCTTTAAATTGAGAGGATTATACTGGTGGAAGTCATTTTCTGAttctggaggggaaaaaaatatccaTGGATCTTTGGTCAAAAAATTTAATCCTATTGGAATATCATTTTTAAGACTTCTCTTTGAAATACTCTGAGTAAAATGAAATGGAGTCAAATTCAGGGTAAAATAATTATCAGTGTAGGCATATTGGAATGCTGTTTTCGgtgaatttagtttttttttggccatatTCATATTGTTTTCAGCCTATCTTGTGAATTCCGAACATTTGCAGTTGTGTTGTgagggaggaaaataaatagcGGTGTCCCAGAATGATTAATATCCAGCTCCAAAACATAGAACTGTACACATGAGATGCCCTGGCTTCACGCTTCACTTGGAACCTCTTGGAAGATACATCCACTCTTGGGAATAGTGCTGCTGTCATCCTATCAAAATGAGCAGTTTGCACAAATGCTGGGGAAAGGAATTCTGATCTCACTGGCCATTATACATTCACACCATTGCCACACCTTCAGGTAATATAATCTATCGAATCATTCCTTTGTACAACAGCGCTGCAATTTTTCTGCTGTAAAAATagcaaaattacttttttttcccaaagatcCTCTGTGTGCTTGCCCCACTTCATATTATGATCAACCGCGGTGTTTGCATTGTAATGGAGATGTGGAAATGGATTGACTGCCAATCTGTACCGATCTTAACATTCCCTTTAAATGACAGGTTCCATCAAGTATCCTTGGGGCTCTTATTTAACAATGCAAAATTCCTTTTGCTAGTGAAAGTGGCACTGTCGCAAGGGGATATTGATGTTTTGGAGTGGCGAAGAAAGGAACAAGGACATTTGTGCCTTGGCTAGTATTTTCATCCCTGTTTTTCAACTCTTGCACTGGGTGGGTGGAAAGGAGGCAGAGTTAATAAAGGAGGTTGCTAAAAAGGAGAGAATTATCAGTCAACCAAATGGTTActtactgcatttattttccttccagCAATGACAAGGTCAAACTAATGACAAGAACCGAAGCTCAACAAAGCTGGCTTTTAAAGGATGAGTGCAAATATGCcaagaatattaaaaaatgattgatgATCACCCCCTGCCTTGTAGAAAATCTGAAGACATGCTTGTGTAAGCAAATCTGAACAATAAATTTTCCATTATACAGAGTATATACTGATAGAAAAACTCTGCTTTGTGTTATTGATGACTCACTGTTTAATTGAGAAGCTAGCAAGCGTCAAGTAAAAATTCATCTTTGAAATaagatatttgtatttttcaatgaTTTGTTGTGATAACTGCATTGCAATTTGACTGATGGAAATTGAATATAACATACTGGCAACTTAACATACAGATGACATATTGTATGCATAAGCATAATGTTCATAAACATATGTACTACAACATGTCACAACTTTCAAGAAAATCTGGGAGAGCTGTTGCTAAAAggctgttgatttttttttctttttttacctcaaGTGATTCAAACACAAGCTTACCACCAGCTTGAAGTGTAGGGGCTGTTTTCAGAGCTTGTCTCTGTAGATAAATAAAGTCCCATTAGACTGCGTGTAATGGGAACACAGTACACATGGCCCCTTTGTTTAgcacttttattcattttgtaattttgccAAAAACAGAATTTGTGATCATTGAAATTAATGGGGATTCACTCCTCCGTTTCAAACGCATGAATGTCACcagctgctgtgtctgtgccgCCATGGAAAATGTCCAAAAACCTTAATTATCATGCTTAATCATCCGTGGAATTGAAGTGGGGTATATTCCACTGTAACAGATTGTCTGTGTGAAACATGGTCATTGAATTTAGCTTTATTTGGAATCACATGCAAGggctttttttgtctttgcttaTTTACATGACAGAGATCCATTATGCTTGCGAAGAAGTGGTCTGACCTTTGATTAAATCTTCAGTCGACATATAATCCTGCTTATCTGGTTGATGTACTTCAAGAAAATGATACACACAGGCTAGGCATTCAGGCTGTTATGCCACAGTCCTTGGTATTCttcatgaaatatgaatttgtGGTAGAAATTTGGGGGTCAAAATGGGTTAAGCTATTTTCTCTGACACTGAATGCTCCATTGAAGGTTGTATCAATCACAACATAAAGCCCATCTTAGAATGAACATCATAGAAACTGAATAGGTTATTTCACAATATTCGTTTGGtcttcataaaatgaataaaaacgaCTGTTGCCAAAAAGTACTCAAGCCAtaaattttagatttttcattgcaaacatgaaaataatttgcttttGAATTCAAAAATTTAATCAAACCTGTTAAAGAAAGATCAAACATAGATGCATTTTAGCCAGAGTCATTGATTACCTTATGATTATGCGTTCAAGTGtaaacattgaaaataatttgaaaattaaCTATAGGGGAAATGGTTGGCTTTCAGCTCCTTGCAATGTTAGGAAATTGATGGCTGCTAGGGCTCTTGCTATGTTGGCTGTATTAATCTTtgcagattatttttaagttttcatGGAGGATCAGATGCTCTTGTCACTGTTAAAACACAGGATAATTCATATTGTTGCTGCTTGCAGTCACAGAATGTTCTTATTTGTTCTCTGCAGTAGGTTTTTTAATGTCAAGaaaattagcttttttaaaaaatatctgtaatTACACATACTTTCCACTTGATGGCAATCCCTCTCCATTTCTtattcctacacacacacacacacacatacagtaaaaataaattagaattaatataatacaaaaatatgcatGGCTCTCTTTGTTTCCTTTAGctgcataatatttttttaatatttcaaaatactcTGAAAATGGGAGATATCTTGTTTGTATAAATATCAGAACCTTCTCTTTCAAGAAATCTATATGGGTAAgaaaattttagaaaaattgTGAAGCCGACTGTGGCTGGCTTTGTTTTGTGCCTACATAGAAGTTGCGACCAAtagggggcagtcttccctcTCGACCAGGTGGAAAGCACATTCTTCAATGCAACGATTGGGACACTGTGAAACTGAGGTGCTGGCTTATTGTGAGCTTTAAAGATCCTCTTTCATTTAGCAAGATAGCGATATTACGACCTGTGTTACGACTGAATTCAGAATCTGATCAATAACTGTAATTGGCTacataaatagttttttaaaaatggctacaATGCATCACGCAAGGTGCCTGCTAATGCTTGGGGCAGGTAGGGCACCTCTCTATGTTGAGACATACATTGACATCTTTCAGAGGGATTAAAG from Anguilla anguilla isolate fAngAng1 chromosome 8, fAngAng1.pri, whole genome shotgun sequence includes these protein-coding regions:
- the cibar1 gene encoding protein FAM92A isoform X2, whose translation is MLRTPDARARDSQTRQIQDNVTNVEKHFGELCQLFAAYVRKTARLRDKADLLVREISLYADTETPHLKNGLKHFADQLSKVQDYRQAEVERLEAKVIEPLKSYGTIVKLKREDLKATQAARNREAKQMQQLERMRQRNPSDRQIISQAESELQRATMDATRTTRQLEETIDEFEKQKIRDIKKIFGEFVTVEMTFHAKALEVYTNAYQHMQNVDEEQDLEVFRSWLHPPDYQSRLEIVRANSKTSLNRTGSTLSKSGTLQQPRTPIQQRNIEDDEDDDEEEDDDDDLEDVTDDDD
- the cibar1 gene encoding protein FAM92A isoform X1; the protein is MLRTPDARASINHAPRDSQTRQIQDNVTNVEKHFGELCQLFAAYVRKTARLRDKADLLVREISLYADTETPHLKNGLKHFADQLSKVQDYRQAEVERLEAKVIEPLKSYGTIVKLKREDLKATQAARNREAKQMQQLERMRQRNPSDRQIISQAESELQRATMDATRTTRQLEETIDEFEKQKIRDIKKIFGEFVTVEMTFHAKALEVYTNAYQHMQNVDEEQDLEVFRSWLHPPDYQSRLEIVRANSKTSLNRTGSTLSKSGTLQQPRTPIQQRNIEDDEDDDEEEDDDDDLEDVTDDDD
- the cibar1 gene encoding protein FAM92A isoform X3 yields the protein MLRTPDARASINHAPRDSQTRQIQDNVTNVEKHFGELCQLFAAYVRKTARLRDKADLLVREISLYADTETPHLKNGLKHFADQLSKVQDYRQAEVERLEAKVIEPLKSYGTIVKLKREDLKATQAARNREAKQMQQLERMRQRNPSDRQIISQAESELQRATMDATRTTRQLEETIDEFEKQKIRDIKKIFGEFVTVEMTFHAKALEVYTNAYQHMQNVDEEQDLEQPRTPIQQRNIEDDEDDDEEEDDDDDLEDVTDDDD